The Blautia hydrogenotrophica DSM 10507 genome window below encodes:
- the tuf gene encoding elongation factor Tu — translation MAKAKFERNKPHCNIGTIGHVDHGKTTLTAAITKTLNSRLGLGEAVAFDNIDKAPEERERGITISTAHVEYETSKRHYAHVDCPGHADYVKNMITGAAQMDGAILVVAATDGVMAQTKEHILLSRQVGVPYIVVFMNKCDMVDDEELLELVDMEIRELLNEYEFPGDDTPIIQGSALKALEDPSSEWGDKILELMDAVDEYIPDPERDTDKPFLMPVEDVFSITGRGTVATGRVERGVLHVSDEVEIVGIKEETKKTVVTGVEMFRKLLDEAQAGDNIGALLRGVQRTEIERGQVLAKPGSVTCHKKFTAQVYVLTKDEGGRHTPFFNNYRPQFYFRTTDVTGVIELPAGTEMCMPGDNVEMSIELIHPIAMEQGLTFAIREGGRTVGSGRVATIIE, via the coding sequence ATGGCTAAAGCTAAATTTGAGAGAAACAAACCACATTGTAACATTGGTACCATTGGACACGTTGACCATGGTAAAACAACTCTGACCGCTGCTATCACCAAGACTCTGAACTCTAGATTAGGTTTAGGTGAGGCTGTGGCATTTGACAATATTGATAAAGCTCCAGAAGAGAGAGAGCGTGGAATCACTATTTCTACCGCACACGTAGAGTATGAGACCAGCAAGAGACACTATGCACACGTTGACTGCCCAGGACATGCCGACTACGTTAAGAACATGATCACTGGTGCTGCTCAGATGGACGGTGCTATCCTGGTTGTAGCTGCTACCGATGGTGTTATGGCTCAGACAAAAGAGCACATCCTTCTGTCCCGTCAGGTAGGTGTTCCTTACATCGTTGTATTCATGAACAAATGTGACATGGTAGACGATGAGGAGCTGTTAGAGCTGGTAGACATGGAGATCCGTGAGCTGCTGAACGAGTATGAGTTCCCGGGAGATGACACTCCTATTATCCAGGGTTCTGCTCTGAAAGCTCTGGAAGATCCGAGCAGCGAGTGGGGCGACAAGATTCTGGAACTGATGGATGCAGTTGATGAGTACATTCCAGATCCAGAGCGTGACACTGACAAGCCATTCCTGATGCCAGTCGAGGACGTATTCTCCATCACTGGACGTGGTACTGTTGCTACTGGTAGAGTAGAGCGTGGTGTTCTGCATGTATCTGACGAGGTTGAGATCGTTGGTATCAAAGAAGAGACCAAGAAGACTGTTGTAACTGGTGTTGAGATGTTCCGTAAGCTGTTGGATGAGGCTCAGGCTGGTGATAACATCGGTGCTCTGCTTCGTGGTGTTCAGAGAACTGAAATCGAAAGAGGACAGGTTCTGGCTAAACCAGGTAGCGTTACCTGCCATAAGAAATTTACCGCTCAGGTATACGTTCTGACCAAAGACGAGGGTGGACGTCACACTCCATTCTTCAACAACTATCGTCCGCAGTTCTACTTCAGAACAACAGACGTTACTGGTGTAATCGAGCTGCCAGCAGGTACTGAGATGTGTATGCCTGGTGATAACGTAGAGATGAGCATCGAGCTGATTCATCCGATCGCTATGGAGCAGGGTCTTACTTTTGCTATCCGTGAGGGTGGACGTACTGTAGGATCAGGCCGTGTTGCTACCATCATTGAGTAA
- a CDS encoding serine/threonine protein kinase, translated as MEERYSGWPEWELIDKLGEGSFGKVYRARRVEGTREFYSAIKIVTIPYSGAQMDELGMEGMDEKSVRRYLRGIVDECINEIEMMERLKGNSNIVAVEDFKVVEHPDAIRWDIYIRMELLESFVKYLRHRKMTEKEVIRLGVDICSALILCERQGIIHRDIKPENIFVSPTGNFKLGDFGIARKLEKTGRAMSQKGTYSYMAPEVFYGREYDASIDTYSLGVVLYRLLNHNRGPFLDPYREVLTYQDREEALQKRMSGEQPPVPCEASETMAGIILKACSYYPEYRYQSAVQLREELQRAARGERRGISPQEEETVAIGRTVPKDVRQNSLMSEKPVRKNKNKIVFLGVGAAAVIAAGFLCSMVFLSSDNTEVSSQEEVSSQEEVQKTEASPLPTPTDVPASKEDSTVPENEENPDMVQEPAALESSESPNSVNYETYYVVNCRESITLRTSPSTSASEICQIPLGASVSYVETAENGFYKIIYDGRTGYGLASYLSTVPNSSENSRQQSYPTYYVVNCRESITLRMSPSTSASEICQIPLGASVSYVGGAENGFSKVIYNGNTGYALSSYLSPDAVVGNGTEKVYEVVNCQESITLRTSPSTSASEICQIPLGETVIFYGEAGNGFYQVEYGGKSGYALASYLRRV; from the coding sequence ATGGAAGAGAGATATTCGGGCTGGCCAGAATGGGAACTGATAGATAAACTAGGAGAGGGCTCCTTTGGAAAAGTATACAGGGCCAGGAGAGTGGAAGGAACACGGGAATTTTACTCGGCAATCAAGATTGTCACAATTCCCTACAGCGGTGCCCAGATGGATGAACTGGGAATGGAAGGCATGGACGAGAAATCCGTGCGTAGGTATCTGCGAGGAATTGTGGACGAATGTATCAATGAGATTGAGATGATGGAGCGTCTGAAAGGAAATTCCAATATTGTCGCGGTGGAAGACTTTAAAGTGGTGGAACATCCAGATGCCATCCGCTGGGATATCTATATACGGATGGAGCTCTTGGAAAGTTTTGTCAAGTATCTCCGTCATAGGAAGATGACTGAGAAAGAAGTAATTCGCCTGGGAGTTGATATCTGTAGTGCACTGATTCTCTGTGAGAGGCAGGGAATAATCCATCGGGATATTAAGCCAGAGAATATCTTTGTCTCGCCGACGGGAAATTTCAAGTTAGGAGATTTTGGAATTGCCAGAAAGCTGGAGAAGACGGGCAGAGCAATGTCTCAAAAGGGAACCTACTCCTACATGGCACCGGAGGTCTTCTACGGGAGAGAATATGATGCCAGCATAGATACTTATTCTCTCGGCGTTGTGTTGTACCGCCTTTTAAATCATAACCGAGGGCCGTTTTTGGACCCATACCGAGAGGTTTTGACTTATCAGGACAGGGAAGAGGCGCTGCAAAAGAGAATGAGTGGAGAACAGCCGCCTGTGCCCTGTGAGGCCAGTGAGACAATGGCAGGGATTATTCTGAAGGCGTGCAGCTATTACCCGGAGTATCGGTATCAGAGCGCGGTGCAGTTAAGAGAAGAACTGCAAAGAGCGGCGAGGGGAGAAAGACGGGGAATTTCTCCTCAGGAAGAGGAGACCGTGGCAATTGGAAGAACAGTTCCGAAAGATGTCCGGCAAAACAGTCTGATGTCAGAAAAGCCCGTCAGAAAGAATAAAAATAAGATTGTTTTTCTGGGAGTTGGGGCAGCTGCAGTGATTGCGGCCGGCTTTTTGTGCTCAATGGTTTTTCTGAGTTCCGACAACACAGAAGTTTCAAGTCAGGAGGAAGTCAGCAGTCAGGAGGAGGTGCAGAAAACGGAGGCATCACCGTTGCCGACTCCCACGGATGTTCCAGCCTCTAAAGAGGACAGCACTGTGCCAGAAAACGAGGAAAATCCTGATATGGTCCAGGAGCCTGCGGCATTGGAGTCTTCTGAGTCTCCAAATTCGGTAAATTATGAAACTTATTACGTGGTGAACTGCCGTGAGAGTATCACACTGCGGACGAGTCCTAGTACCTCAGCGTCTGAGATTTGCCAGATTCCTCTAGGAGCGTCAGTGAGCTATGTGGAGACGGCGGAGAATGGATTCTATAAGATTATCTATGATGGGAGAACAGGATATGGTTTGGCTTCTTATCTGTCCACAGTGCCGAATTCATCCGAGAATAGTCGGCAGCAGTCTTACCCAACCTATTACGTGGTGAACTGTCGTGAGAGTATCACACTGCGGATGAGTCCCAGTACTTCTGCATCTGAGATCTGTCAGATTCCCCTAGGAGCATCGGTCAGTTATGTGGGCGGAGCAGAAAATGGTTTCAGTAAGGTTATCTATAATGGAAATACGGGTTATGCACTCTCTTCTTATCTGTCGCCCGATGCGGTAGTTGGCAATGGCACGGAAAAGGTTTATGAGGTAGTGAATTGTCAGGAGAGCATTACGCTGCGGACGAGTCCTAGTACTTCTGCATCTGAGATTTGTCAGATTCCTCTTGGGGAGACAGTGATCTTTTATGGCGAAGCCGGAAATGGATTTTACCAGGTGGAGTATGGGGGGAAGAGTGGTTATGCTCTTGCGTCTTATTTAAGAAGAGTATGA
- a CDS encoding helix-turn-helix domain-containing protein, whose translation MISPDKINYYFGNNLRKFREAKGCSQEEFAEICKISRAYYGRIERGEHSITIEKCALIAQALGIHISVLFTDLPD comes from the coding sequence ATGATTTCACCAGATAAAATCAATTACTATTTTGGAAATAATCTGAGAAAATTTCGGGAAGCTAAAGGTTGCAGCCAGGAAGAGTTCGCTGAAATTTGTAAGATCAGCCGCGCCTACTATGGACGCATTGAACGCGGTGAACACAGCATCACCATCGAAAAGTGTGCACTGATCGCTCAGGCGCTGGGTATCCACATCTCCGTCTTGTTCACCGACCTCCCAGACTAA
- a CDS encoding serine hydrolase, which translates to MKKISNSSSSFRTDNRGNTGLIVLITVLVCLVVFLTVVLGIFAKKTASIDKQVTKLEKTVKEISTLSGTLNSASANDTTSFSADEAQAEQSSSKDNKSNSAEDGTLSSPKGETKVVTGDLSDLQTQLQTQVDTLNASDGNWAIYAENLNTNASCTVGDSQMQAASLIKLFIMGTVYENYDAVCEAGGGRETVNSALTSMITVSDNDAANNLVTWLGGGDSSVGMAAVNSFCEEHGYTNTHMGRMLLADNTGDDNYTSVTDCGKLLREIYNNSESLTYPELMYKLLKQQERRNKIPAGIPDIDGAQVANKTGELDTVENDAAIIYSAPRNDFILCIMAQNLTNTAQAQANIQALSNAIYGYFNQ; encoded by the coding sequence ATGAAGAAAATATCTAACTCATCCTCCTCTTTTCGCACAGATAATCGAGGAAATACCGGCTTGATCGTGCTGATCACAGTATTGGTCTGCCTGGTTGTTTTTTTAACTGTTGTCTTAGGAATATTCGCCAAGAAAACTGCTTCTATAGACAAACAAGTCACAAAATTAGAAAAAACCGTAAAGGAAATATCAACTCTCTCCGGGACATTAAACTCAGCCAGCGCCAATGACACTACTTCCTTCTCCGCAGATGAGGCACAGGCCGAACAGAGCTCCTCCAAAGACAATAAGTCCAATTCCGCGGAAGATGGCACGCTCTCTTCTCCCAAAGGAGAGACCAAAGTAGTCACTGGCGATCTGTCAGATCTTCAAACCCAGCTTCAGACACAGGTAGATACTCTAAACGCCTCTGACGGCAATTGGGCTATCTACGCTGAAAATCTGAACACAAACGCCAGCTGTACCGTCGGAGACTCTCAGATGCAAGCGGCTAGCCTAATCAAGCTTTTTATCATGGGTACGGTTTATGAAAACTATGACGCGGTCTGCGAAGCCGGAGGCGGCCGGGAAACTGTAAACAGCGCACTCACCTCCATGATCACAGTCAGCGACAACGACGCAGCCAATAATCTCGTCACCTGGCTAGGCGGCGGCGATTCCTCTGTCGGCATGGCTGCTGTAAACTCTTTCTGTGAGGAACACGGCTATACAAACACTCATATGGGCCGTATGCTCCTGGCAGATAATACAGGTGACGACAACTACACCTCCGTGACCGACTGCGGAAAGCTTCTCCGGGAGATTTACAATAATAGTGAATCTCTCACCTACCCTGAACTGATGTATAAGCTTCTGAAACAGCAGGAACGTCGAAACAAAATTCCTGCCGGAATCCCTGACATCGACGGCGCACAGGTCGCCAACAAAACCGGAGAGCTGGACACTGTGGAAAACGATGCTGCCATTATATACAGCGCACCGCGCAATGATTTTATTCTGTGCATCATGGCTCAGAATCTCACCAACACCGCCCAGGCCCAGGCCAATATCCAAGCGCTGTCCAACGCAATCTATGGCTATTTCAACCAGTAA
- a CDS encoding M14 family zinc carboxypeptidase: MKRKGFWMVLGFIGCFLLGVGLYFVVHQRSGQSEDQGSEKLEMTSGQVRRSESEKREEPPVTEIPKEIVQTQDSLYTYEQMVKDLETMELCFPGQIQVKELGVTADGRSIKEAVLGDEKAERHLMIQASIHGREYMNTQVAMRQLELFLRNYEIGSYRNMTYEELLQGLCVHVIPMANPDGVTISQYGPKGIHDKECRQILKQCREADGADGRDYWKNWKANARGVDLNRNFDVGWQEFQGSLRPSSERYKGDVPASETETQAILSIPQRYPVVGCMAYHSSGNLVYWDYGSRGQVYLEDQKLAQTVSEITGYEAHSTVSDGTDSAGCSDYFVLKLGIAAITVENGTGDCPLDSEEFPVIMEKNEKLLPGYLWIYQSGR, from the coding sequence ATGAAGAGAAAGGGTTTTTGGATGGTGCTGGGATTCATCGGTTGTTTTCTGCTGGGCGTAGGACTGTATTTTGTGGTGCATCAAAGGTCAGGACAGTCTGAGGACCAAGGCAGCGAAAAGCTGGAAATGACTTCCGGCCAAGTCAGGCGCTCAGAGTCCGAGAAAAGGGAGGAACCGCCAGTGACAGAGATTCCGAAAGAGATTGTGCAGACGCAGGATAGCCTGTACACATATGAGCAGATGGTGAAAGATCTAGAGACTATGGAGCTGTGTTTTCCGGGACAAATCCAGGTGAAGGAGCTGGGAGTTACAGCAGATGGAAGAAGTATCAAGGAGGCTGTTCTGGGGGATGAAAAGGCTGAGCGCCATTTGATGATTCAGGCGTCGATACATGGCAGGGAATATATGAACACTCAGGTGGCGATGAGACAGCTAGAATTGTTTCTTCGAAACTATGAAATTGGAAGTTATCGGAATATGACCTATGAGGAGCTCCTTCAGGGCCTGTGTGTGCACGTGATTCCCATGGCAAATCCTGATGGTGTGACGATCAGCCAGTATGGACCTAAAGGAATCCATGATAAGGAGTGCCGGCAGATTTTGAAACAGTGCCGGGAGGCTGATGGGGCCGACGGTAGAGATTATTGGAAGAACTGGAAAGCCAATGCCAGAGGAGTGGATTTAAATCGTAATTTTGATGTGGGATGGCAGGAGTTTCAAGGAAGCCTTCGCCCATCTTCAGAGAGATACAAGGGGGATGTACCAGCTAGTGAGACGGAGACACAGGCGATTTTGAGCATTCCCCAAAGATACCCTGTCGTGGGCTGTATGGCTTACCATTCTTCGGGAAATCTGGTGTACTGGGACTATGGCAGCCGGGGTCAGGTGTATTTGGAAGACCAGAAATTGGCACAGACAGTCAGTGAGATTACAGGATATGAGGCTCATTCTACGGTGTCAGATGGAACAGATAGTGCAGGGTGCAGTGATTATTTTGTATTAAAATTAGGGATTGCGGCAATCACAGTGGAGAATGGGACAGGAGACTGTCCGCTGGATTCAGAAGAATTTCCAGTTATTATGGAAAAGAATGAGAAACTGCTTCCGGGATATCTTTGGATATATCAAAGTGGCAGATGA
- the rpsG gene encoding 30S ribosomal protein S7 yields MPRKGHTQKRDVLADPLYNNKVVTKLINNIMLDGKKGVAQKIVYGAFAKVEEKAGKPALEVFEEAMNNVMPSLEVKARRIGGATYQVPIEVRADRRQALALRWLTTYSRKRGEKTMEERLANELLDAMNNTGASVKKKEDMHKMAEANKAFAHYRF; encoded by the coding sequence GTGCCACGTAAAGGACATACTCAGAAAAGAGACGTGCTGGCAGATCCGCTGTACAATAATAAAGTGGTTACCAAGCTTATCAATAACATTATGTTAGATGGTAAGAAGGGTGTCGCTCAGAAGATTGTATACGGAGCATTTGCCAAAGTTGAAGAAAAAGCAGGCAAACCAGCACTTGAAGTATTCGAGGAGGCAATGAATAATGTGATGCCTTCTTTGGAAGTAAAAGCAAGACGTATCGGTGGAGCAACTTACCAGGTTCCGATCGAGGTAAGAGCTGACAGACGTCAGGCGCTGGCTCTTCGTTGGTTGACAACCTACTCTCGTAAGAGAGGCGAAAAGACCATGGAGGAGAGACTGGCGAATGAACTTCTGGATGCGATGAACAATACCGGTGCATCCGTGAAGAAGAAAGAAGACATGCATAAGATGGCAGAGGCCAACAAGGCATTTGCACATTACAGATTCTAG
- a CDS encoding N-acetylmuramoyl-L-alanine amidase family protein translates to MKKHLTVFYILLSLLGIIAAIGIFILGFTALKKAQSTQEHVEQTLEQAEAQKESLQAQEKQMKKVQKTEEQKQIAAEAAKKAAEEKAKGEAAADDEDTSNKPSVFNSSGSTGENVNTASNGHVVCIDPGHQGEWVDMSATEPNGPGSSVPKAKCSTGTSGSYTGLNEYQLNLDVSLKLQQILIDRGYQVVMTRTDNDAAISNAERALFASDNGAEIMVRVHANGDDSHTASGALTMSPSSGNPYVADLYDESNRLSQCIIDSYCAATGFNNRGIIYTDDMTGINWSKIPVTIVEMGFMTHETDDRQMADPAFQETMAAGIADGIDAYFGLAQ, encoded by the coding sequence ATGAAAAAACATCTAACAGTATTTTATATTCTTTTATCCCTATTGGGAATTATTGCCGCTATTGGAATTTTTATTCTGGGTTTTACAGCCTTAAAAAAAGCACAGAGTACCCAAGAACATGTAGAACAGACTTTGGAGCAAGCTGAAGCTCAAAAAGAGAGTCTGCAAGCGCAGGAGAAGCAGATGAAAAAAGTACAGAAAACAGAAGAACAAAAACAGATCGCAGCAGAGGCCGCCAAGAAAGCCGCTGAGGAAAAAGCAAAGGGGGAAGCTGCTGCTGACGATGAGGACACTTCCAACAAGCCCTCCGTCTTCAACAGTTCAGGAAGCACCGGCGAAAACGTCAATACCGCTTCCAATGGCCATGTAGTGTGTATCGACCCCGGGCACCAGGGCGAATGGGTAGATATGAGCGCCACAGAACCTAACGGCCCAGGTTCCTCTGTGCCAAAAGCAAAATGCAGTACAGGAACCTCCGGCAGCTACACCGGTCTGAACGAATATCAGCTCAATTTGGATGTCTCACTGAAACTTCAGCAGATTCTCATCGACCGGGGCTATCAGGTCGTCATGACCCGTACTGACAACGACGCAGCGATCAGCAATGCTGAGAGGGCCTTATTTGCTTCGGACAACGGCGCTGAAATCATGGTACGTGTGCATGCCAATGGAGACGACTCCCACACTGCCAGCGGTGCACTTACTATGAGCCCATCTTCTGGCAATCCCTATGTGGCCGACCTCTATGACGAGAGCAACCGACTCTCCCAGTGCATCATTGATTCCTACTGCGCAGCCACAGGTTTCAACAATCGGGGAATCATTTACACGGACGATATGACGGGTATCAACTGGAGTAAAATTCCTGTCACCATCGTAGAAATGGGGTTTATGACTCATGAAACGGATGATCGCCAGATGGCTGATCCTGCTTTCCAGGAAACCATGGCCGCAGGTATCGCGGACGGAATCGACGCCTACTTCGGCTTAGCACAATAA
- the rpsL gene encoding 30S ribosomal protein S12 — translation MPTFNQLVRKGRQTTVKKSTAPALQKSYNSLRKKTSDMSSPQKRGVCTAVKTATPKKPNSALRKIARVRLSNGIEVTSYIPGEGHNLQEHSVVLIRGGRVKDLPGTRYHIIRGTLDTAGVANRKQARSKYGAKRPKK, via the coding sequence ATGCCAACATTTAACCAGTTAGTAAGAAAAGGAAGACAGACTACAGTTAAGAAATCTACAGCACCAGCGCTGCAGAAAAGCTACAACTCTTTAAGAAAGAAAACGAGTGACATGTCTTCTCCTCAGAAGAGAGGTGTTTGTACCGCTGTTAAAACCGCAACTCCTAAAAAGCCGAACTCAGCTTTGAGAAAAATCGCCAGAGTTCGTCTTTCCAATGGAATCGAGGTTACCAGCTATATTCCAGGTGAGGGACACAACCTGCAGGAGCACAGTGTTGTTCTGATCCGTGGAGGAAGGGTAAAAGACTTGCCAGGTACCAGATACCACATTATCAGAGGTACTCTGGACACCGCAGGTGTTGCTAACAGAAAACAGGCTCGTTCCAAATACGGAGCTAAGAGACCTAAAAAATAA
- the fusA gene encoding elongation factor G produces the protein MAGREYPLERTRNIGIMAHIDAGKTTLTERILYYTGVNYKIGDTHEGTATMDWMEQEQERGITITSAATTCHWTLQEQCKMKPGALEHRINIIDTPGHVDFTVEVERSLRVLDGAVGVFCAKGGVEPQSENVWRQADTYNVPRMAFINKMDILGADFYNAVDQIKTRLGKNAICLQLPIGKEDEFKGIIDLFEMKAYIYNDEKGEDISIVDIPEDMADDAELYHTELVEKICELDDDLMMEYLEGEEPSVDALKVALRKATCECSAVPVCCGTAYRNKGVQKLLDAIVEFMPAPTDIPAIEGVDMDGNAIVRHSSDDEPFSALAFKIMTDPFVGKLAYFRVYSGMMNSGSYVLNATKNKKERVGRILQMHANKRMELDKVYSGDIAAAIGFKFTTTGDTICDDQHPVILESMEFPEPVIELAIEPKTKAGQGKLGEALAKLAEEDPTFRAHTDHETGQTIIAGMGELHLEIIVDRLLREFKVEANVGAPQVAYKETFTKAVEVDSKYAKQSGGRGQYGHCKVKFEPMDANGEELFKFESTVVGGAIPKEYIPAVGEGIEEAMKAGVLAGFPVVGVHANVYDGSYHEVDSSEMAFHIAGSLAFKDAMSKAAPVLLEPIMRVEVTTPEDYMGDVIGDINSRRGRIEGMDDIGGGKMIRGFVPLSEMFGYATDLRSRTQGRGNYSMFFDRYEPVPKSVQEKIISKKD, from the coding sequence TTGGCTGGAAGAGAATATCCATTAGAGAGAACCAGAAACATTGGTATTATGGCGCATATCGATGCGGGTAAGACCACTCTGACAGAGCGTATCTTATATTATACCGGTGTTAACTATAAGATTGGTGATACTCACGAAGGAACCGCTACCATGGACTGGATGGAGCAGGAACAGGAACGTGGAATCACAATCACTTCAGCCGCTACCACTTGTCACTGGACCTTGCAGGAACAGTGCAAGATGAAGCCAGGTGCTCTGGAGCATCGTATCAATATCATTGATACCCCAGGACACGTAGACTTCACGGTGGAAGTTGAGCGTTCACTCCGTGTACTGGATGGTGCTGTCGGCGTCTTCTGTGCAAAGGGTGGCGTAGAACCTCAGTCTGAGAACGTATGGCGTCAGGCCGACACTTATAACGTACCTAGAATGGCATTTATCAACAAGATGGATATCCTGGGTGCGGATTTCTATAACGCGGTAGACCAGATCAAAACCAGACTGGGAAAAAACGCGATTTGTCTTCAGCTGCCGATTGGCAAAGAGGATGAGTTCAAAGGTATTATTGACCTGTTTGAGATGAAAGCCTACATCTACAACGATGAAAAAGGTGAAGATATTAGTATTGTAGATATTCCAGAGGATATGGCAGACGACGCAGAACTGTACCACACAGAGTTGGTAGAGAAGATTTGTGAGTTGGACGACGATCTGATGATGGAGTATCTAGAAGGCGAAGAGCCTTCTGTTGACGCTTTGAAAGTAGCGCTGAGAAAGGCTACCTGTGAGTGTTCAGCAGTTCCTGTATGCTGTGGTACTGCGTACAGAAACAAAGGTGTTCAGAAGCTTCTGGACGCTATCGTAGAGTTCATGCCAGCTCCGACTGACATCCCGGCTATCGAGGGTGTAGATATGGATGGAAATGCAATCGTGAGACATTCCTCTGACGATGAGCCGTTCTCCGCACTGGCATTTAAGATTATGACTGACCCATTCGTTGGTAAGCTGGCTTACTTCAGAGTATATTCCGGTATGATGAACTCCGGTTCTTATGTGCTGAATGCTACGAAGAACAAGAAAGAGCGTGTGGGACGTATTCTGCAGATGCATGCCAACAAACGTATGGAATTGGATAAGGTATATTCCGGAGATATCGCTGCTGCGATCGGATTTAAATTCACTACTACCGGTGATACGATCTGTGATGATCAGCATCCGGTTATCCTGGAATCCATGGAGTTCCCGGAACCTGTTATCGAGCTGGCAATCGAACCTAAGACAAAAGCTGGACAGGGTAAACTGGGCGAAGCGCTTGCAAAACTGGCTGAGGAGGACCCGACCTTCCGTGCACACACCGATCATGAGACTGGTCAGACGATCATTGCTGGTATGGGTGAGTTGCATCTGGAAATTATTGTTGACCGTCTGCTTCGTGAATTTAAGGTAGAAGCAAACGTAGGTGCACCTCAGGTAGCATACAAGGAGACCTTTACAAAGGCTGTGGAAGTGGATAGCAAATATGCAAAACAGTCTGGTGGACGTGGACAGTACGGTCACTGTAAAGTTAAATTTGAGCCTATGGACGCCAATGGAGAAGAACTGTTCAAGTTCGAATCCACAGTAGTCGGTGGTGCGATTCCGAAGGAATACATTCCGGCTGTCGGTGAAGGTATCGAGGAAGCTATGAAGGCCGGTGTTCTGGCTGGATTCCCGGTAGTAGGCGTTCACGCGAATGTATATGATGGTTCTTACCATGAAGTCGACTCCTCTGAGATGGCATTCCACATTGCCGGTTCTCTGGCATTCAAGGATGCAATGTCAAAGGCTGCTCCGGTACTGCTTGAGCCGATCATGAGAGTGGAGGTAACAACTCCGGAGGACTACATGGGAGATGTTATCGGTGATATCAACTCCCGCCGCGGACGTATCGAAGGTATGGACGATATCGGTGGAGGAAAGATGATTCGTGGATTTGTTCCGCTGTCCGAGATGTTCGGTTATGCGACAGACCTGCGTTCTAGAACTCAAGGACGTGGTAATTATTCCATGTTCTTTGACAGATATGAGCCGGTGCCAAAATCTGTTCAGGAAAAGATTATTTCCAAGAAAGACTGA